The Alosa sapidissima isolate fAloSap1 chromosome 6, fAloSap1.pri, whole genome shotgun sequence genome window below encodes:
- the frk gene encoding tyrosine-protein kinase SRK2 — translation MSVKEGCMQCLEAVFRPCLNRFNKNSGPGKNDVDKSVVITNLQVVAPMRELPPPLPKERPGYAYVALYNYTARTEDDLTFNAGDKLEALDKSHGEWWYAKALTGVSANKKGYIPANYVAAVETLDAEPWFFADTKRLDAEKLLQGEGNSHGAFLIRHCESQKGEYSLSVLDKGKVKHYKIRKTETGEYYVSRNRTFPTLKLLVEHYSKKEDGLCLRLLQPCKKMEAPQTHGLSYNTADQWEIDRSSVRLLRKLGAGQFGEVHEGIWNDTTPVAVKTLKPGTMDTQDFLGEAQIMKRLRHPKLIQLYAVCTVEEPIYIITELMKNGSLLEYLQKEGGTKLRVSDQIEMAAQVAAGMAYLELQNYIHRDLAARNVLVGENNICKVADFGLARVFMDENVYQAKEGTKFPVKWTAPEAIHDNKFTIKSDVWSFGILLYEIMTFGQMPYPTMTNYQVVQQLPNGYRMSCPPHCPKVMYEIMQECWTEQPANRPTFETLQWKLEDFFDMDLTSYDDANHY, via the exons ATGAGCGTTAAAGAAGGTTGTATGCAATGTCTTGAGGCTGTCTTTAGACCATGCCTAAACCGATTTAACAAGAACAGTGGACCTGGAAAGAACGATGTTGACAAATCGGTGGTTATTACAAATCTGCAGGTTGTGGCTCCCATGCGTGAACTGCCACCACCCTTACCTAAGGAAAGACCGGGATATGCCTATGTAGCTCTCTATAACTACACGGCCCGAACCGAAGACGATCTTACTTTTAATGCTGGAGATAAACTCGAGGCATTGGATAAAAGCCATGGCGAATGGTGGTATGCAAAGGCTCTCACCGGTGTCTCGGCGAACAAGAAGGGTTACATTCCAGCAAACTATGTGGCTGCAGTTGAAACTCTTGACGCAGAACC ATGGTTCTTTGCGGACACAAAAAGGCTAGATGCAGAGAAACTGCTGCAGGGCGAGGGCAATTCGCATGGGGCCTTCCTGATCAGACACTGTGAGAGCCAGAAAGGAGAGTATTCCCTGTCAG TTCTGGACAAGGGTAAAGTGAAACACTACAAAATTAGAAAAACAGAGACGGGAGAGTACTATGTTTCTAGGAACCGGACCTTTCCGACTCTGAAACTGCTTGTGGAGCACTACTCAAAGAAAGAAGATGGCCTGTGTCTGCGTCTCttgcaaccatgcaaaaag ATGGAGGCTCCTCAGACACATGGACTGTCCTACAACACTGCGGACCAATGGGAGATTGACCGCAGCTCAGTGCGCCTTTTACGCAAGCTGGGGGCTGGACAGTTTGGGGAAGTGCACGAGGGAATCTGGAATGACACCACACCTGTTGCTGTAAAGACTCTGAAACCAG GGACCATGGACACTCAGGATTTCCTGGGCGAGGCTCAGATCATGAAGAGGCTGCGGCACCCCAAGCTGATCCAGCTGTATGCTGTGTGCACGGTGGAGGAGCCCATCTACATCATCACGGAGCTGATGAAGAATGGGAGTCTGCTGGAATACCTGCAGA AGGAGGGTGGTACAAAACTGCGGGTCTCTGATCAGATCGAGATGGCAGCTCAAGTGGCTGCTGGAATGGCCTACCTTGAGCTCCAGAATTACATCCACAGAGATCTAGCTGCCCGAAACGTTCTCGTTGGGGAGAATAATATTTGCAAAGTTGCTGACTTTGGCTTGGCACGGGTCTTCATG GATGAGAATGTATATCAAGCCAAAGAGGGTACCAAGTTCCCTGTGAAATGGACAGCACCTGAGGCCATCCATGACAACAAGTTCACCATCAAGTCTGACGTGTGGTCCTTTGGCATCCTACTTTATGAAATTATGACCTTCGGTCAAATGCCATATCCAA CCATGACCAACTACCAGGTGGTGCAGCAACTACCCAATGGCTACCGCATGTCCTGCCCTCCCCACTGCCCCAAAGTCATGTACGAGATCATGCAGGAGTGCTGGACAGAACAGCCCGCCAACAGGCCCACCTTTGAGACCCTTCAGTGGAAGCTGGAAGATTTCTTTGACATGGACTTGACATCTTATGACGATGCCAACCACTACTAG